In Mesoplodon densirostris isolate mMesDen1 chromosome 5, mMesDen1 primary haplotype, whole genome shotgun sequence, a single window of DNA contains:
- the LOC132490540 gene encoding proline-rich protein 23C-like has protein sequence MGSRSRSPSAYPADWWGPQTEGPGPAKRRRTEEPEGPESESESEAAPSLDNLTGPPAADALTSVVVLPAGCALHLPLDDVDVLLEPEPTSVLQVSLRDHTLMLVPEALLGWGVEGPWGQGLQRAAFLSAPGEYMALEPGFFCAAVPEIARQEEVNREEADAELLPPGMEAEAGSVAELRNITARVSGPSAQGFVPEPCPWAPNPSPEKGSPHHDDNLDMHLLEPFPDSPLQPLPPSPIPGPHERPQRPYGPKRKAQRCLFPE, from the coding sequence ATGGGCAGCCGGTCCCGCAGCCCCAGTGCCTACCCTGCGGACTGGTGGGGACCGCAGACCGAAGGACCCGGCCCCGCCAAGCGCCGCCGAACGGAGGAGCCCGAGGGCCCCGAGTCCGAGTCCGAGTCCGAGGCGGCGCCCAGCCTGGACAACCTGACGGGACCTCCGGCCGCGGACGCGCTCACTTCCGTAGTGGTCCTGCCCGCCGGCtgtgccctgcacctgcccctagATGACGTCGACGTGCTGCTGGAGCCCGAGCCCACGTCCGTGCTGCAAGTGTCTCTCCGAGATCACACCCTCATGCTGGTCCCCgaggccctcctgggctggggcgtGGAAGGCCCGTGGGGACAGGGCCTGCAACGGGCCGCTTTCCTGAGCGCTCCAGGGGAGTACATGGCCCTGGAGCCGGGATTCTTCTGcgcagctgtcccagagatcgCCCGCCAAGAAGAGGTCAACAGGGAGGAAGCAGATGCCGAGCTCCTGCCGCCtgggatggaggctgaagccGGCTCCGTCGCTGAGCTCCGCAACATCACCGCAAGGGTGTCGGGACCCAGCGCGCAGGGCTTTGTCCCAGAGCCCTGTCCTTGGGCGCCCAATCCTAGTCCAGAGAAAGGCTCTCCTCACCACGACGACAACCTGGACATGCACCTTCTGGAGCCCTTTCCGGACTCACCACTCCAACCTCTACCTCCCTCTCCTATTCCGGGTCCTCACGAGCGCCCCCAACGCCCTTATGGTCCTAAGCGCAAGGCCCAGAGATGTCTGTTCCCCGAATGA